The following proteins are co-located in the Paenibacillus sp. JNUCC32 genome:
- a CDS encoding sensor histidine kinase, with the protein MVTKWRKTMKLLWFKSIYPKIVAGFLLAIMPVYAAALYMNESGLASVEQEITQSLNARTNFFMRTLEQELRSTVLLMNDLSQDSDLQKLSTIAPAMSRSEYFQAINRLQGKMRLLQSSNQYVQEAKTYIPLIEKTIEQVSYEGAMPPEQMKALEEHPERVIFEWKNKLLLGMVYPERLRNGHPPNFAIAAELSVPKMQTALLQLATGDGGAVLIGVDNSWVLTQEDGGGIGPRLAERIDLEALTSTEFSKLPYNTKVKADGANYWVSVERSAFLNADLVVYVPEAEFLGPLGKYRMIFFGLSGFSLLVVILFSGWIYSRIHQPLQRMVRAFRNIDFDSPRVELRHKHHDEFHYLYEQFNHMVKRLQVLIHEVFEQKIRSQRSELKQLQSQINPHFLYNSFFTLHQMGEMEDYENIVRFTRHLGEYFRFITRNAADEVSLKAEVGHAKAYVDIQSIRFHNRISAYWDGIPGDWEQLDVPLLILQPLIENAYEHGLEEKEADGQIRVTIAAERHVLHIVVEDNGETLTDERLRNLQSMIENSDVKGEITGLSNVHRRLRLKFGPAGGLTFSRSRLGGLRIDMTLPKQERSETDEEQVQNTDRG; encoded by the coding sequence ATGGTAACGAAGTGGAGGAAAACGATGAAGCTGCTGTGGTTCAAATCGATTTATCCCAAAATCGTGGCCGGCTTTTTGTTGGCCATTATGCCGGTTTACGCCGCTGCCCTCTACATGAACGAGTCCGGGCTTGCGAGCGTGGAGCAGGAAATTACCCAATCCTTGAATGCGAGGACTAATTTTTTCATGCGCACGCTGGAACAGGAGCTGCGATCGACGGTGCTGCTGATGAACGATTTGTCGCAGGACTCCGACCTGCAAAAGCTAAGCACCATCGCGCCTGCCATGAGCCGTTCCGAATATTTTCAGGCGATCAACCGCCTGCAGGGCAAAATGCGGCTGCTGCAAAGCTCCAATCAATACGTTCAGGAAGCCAAAACGTATATTCCGTTGATTGAGAAAACGATTGAGCAGGTGTCGTACGAAGGAGCCATGCCGCCAGAGCAGATGAAGGCGCTTGAGGAGCATCCCGAACGGGTCATTTTCGAATGGAAGAACAAGCTTCTGCTGGGTATGGTATACCCGGAACGATTGCGAAACGGCCATCCGCCTAATTTTGCGATTGCGGCGGAGCTCTCCGTTCCGAAGATGCAAACGGCGCTCCTGCAGCTGGCCACGGGGGACGGGGGCGCCGTTCTCATCGGCGTGGACAATAGCTGGGTCCTGACTCAGGAGGACGGAGGCGGCATCGGTCCGCGGTTGGCCGAACGCATTGACTTGGAAGCGCTAACAAGCACCGAGTTTTCAAAGCTTCCCTACAACACGAAGGTAAAGGCGGACGGGGCCAACTATTGGGTTAGCGTGGAGCGCTCCGCCTTTTTGAATGCCGACCTGGTGGTGTATGTGCCCGAAGCCGAATTCTTGGGCCCGCTGGGGAAATACCGCATGATCTTTTTCGGGCTGTCGGGCTTCTCCCTGCTGGTGGTTATTCTGTTCTCGGGCTGGATCTACAGCCGAATTCATCAGCCGCTTCAGCGGATGGTGAGGGCATTCCGCAACATCGATTTCGACAGTCCCCGGGTGGAGCTGCGCCATAAGCATCATGACGAGTTCCACTATCTGTACGAGCAGTTTAACCATATGGTGAAGCGCCTGCAGGTACTGATCCACGAAGTGTTTGAGCAGAAAATCCGCTCGCAGCGTTCCGAGCTGAAGCAGCTCCAATCCCAAATCAACCCCCATTTTTTATATAACAGCTTCTTTACGCTTCATCAGATGGGAGAGATGGAGGATTACGAGAATATCGTTCGTTTTACGAGGCATTTGGGGGAATATTTCAGGTTCATCACCCGCAACGCTGCCGACGAAGTTTCGTTGAAGGCGGAAGTGGGGCATGCCAAAGCTTACGTGGACATTCAGTCCATCCGTTTCCATAACCGGATATCGGCTTATTGGGATGGCATCCCCGGTGATTGGGAGCAACTGGACGTTCCGCTGCTCATCCTTCAGCCCTTAATCGAAAATGCATACGAGCACGGACTTGAGGAGAAGGAGGCGGACGGGCAAATCCGGGTTACCATCGCCGCTGAGCGGCATGTCCTGCATATCGTCGTGGAGGATAATGGGGAGACGTTGACGGACGAAAGGCTGCGGAACCTGCAATCCATGATCGAGAATTCGGACGTGAAAGGAGAGATCACCGGTTTATCCAACGTGCACCGACGCCTTCGATTAAAATTCGGGCCTGCGGGCGGATTGACCTTTTCGAGAAGCCGGCTGGGCGGTTTGAGAATCGATATGACACTGCCAAAGCAAGAAAGGAGCGAGACGGATGAAGAGCAGGTTCAGAATACTGATCGTGGATGA
- a CDS encoding response regulator, whose product MKSRFRILIVDDEPFIVNGLAELCLGAEFLELEVYKAYSSSEALGWLKRAKMDIVLSDIKMPGLNGLALQKEISRQWPHCKVIFLTGYDDFSYIQEATRQGSVDYVLKAEGNDAVLSAIEKTVELLDQEMEADILLAKARDNMRMALPFLQQQYVLELMQKAPGPIRREELEQRFAELEMKLDPGKPCLLLLCRLDGWQRQESPSAQSLMLYAVQNIIGELLGPMTDGMAVEFGRAKMIWILQHKEEGEEHPEEVRSPAAERVQRFVHGMLEQIQDVCKTLLKLKTSFAMAGEWVDWERLPDKFEGLKQLLDSGLGIGHESLLTEARERNRPDRTGHFLGRSRSHLKRMELLRGCLDNGDREEFMELFHEVTDTSSFPPEVEYLLKMEVYYGLVSVMMPSLVDMEALCRNVEGAVDYITLTHLEEHDSWTEAAKYFERLADIIFNRKEQGKQDQQHEVIAKVQRYIEDHLSGDLSLTQIGEAVGHNPSYLSRLYKQVTGEGLSESINAARLAKAKQLLKETTDKIHVIAAAVGFSSPPYFYRFFKKTTHLTPQEYRELHNM is encoded by the coding sequence ATGAAGAGCAGGTTCAGAATACTGATCGTGGATGACGAACCTTTTATCGTGAACGGGCTTGCGGAATTGTGCCTTGGCGCGGAGTTTCTCGAGCTTGAGGTATATAAGGCTTATTCCTCTTCGGAAGCCTTGGGCTGGCTTAAACGGGCGAAAATGGACATCGTTTTGTCGGATATCAAAATGCCGGGGTTAAACGGCCTTGCCCTGCAAAAGGAAATATCCAGGCAGTGGCCCCATTGCAAAGTGATTTTTTTGACCGGATACGACGACTTTTCTTATATCCAGGAGGCCACCCGGCAAGGAAGCGTCGATTACGTTCTCAAGGCCGAGGGAAACGATGCCGTGCTGAGCGCGATCGAGAAGACCGTGGAGCTGCTTGACCAGGAGATGGAAGCAGACATTCTGCTTGCCAAAGCGAGGGACAATATGCGCATGGCGCTGCCTTTTTTACAGCAGCAGTACGTTCTGGAGCTGATGCAAAAAGCCCCTGGTCCTATTCGGCGGGAGGAGCTGGAGCAGCGCTTTGCGGAGCTGGAGATGAAGCTGGATCCCGGCAAGCCATGCCTGCTGCTGTTATGCAGGCTGGACGGCTGGCAAAGGCAAGAAAGTCCATCGGCCCAATCGCTGATGCTGTACGCAGTCCAGAATATCATCGGCGAGCTGCTCGGCCCGATGACCGACGGCATGGCCGTGGAGTTCGGCAGGGCCAAGATGATCTGGATATTGCAGCACAAAGAGGAGGGGGAGGAGCATCCGGAGGAGGTTCGAAGTCCGGCGGCGGAACGGGTCCAGCGTTTTGTCCACGGGATGCTGGAACAAATTCAGGACGTTTGCAAAACGCTTCTGAAATTGAAGACGTCGTTTGCCATGGCTGGCGAGTGGGTCGATTGGGAACGGCTGCCGGACAAGTTCGAAGGACTGAAGCAGCTGCTGGACAGCGGCCTCGGGATCGGCCACGAATCTTTGTTGACCGAAGCCCGTGAGCGCAACCGCCCGGATCGTACGGGGCATTTTCTGGGGCGCTCTCGCTCGCATCTGAAGCGGATGGAGCTGCTGCGCGGCTGTTTAGACAATGGGGACCGGGAGGAATTCATGGAGCTGTTCCATGAGGTGACCGATACCTCTTCCTTCCCGCCGGAGGTTGAATATTTGCTGAAAATGGAGGTATATTACGGCCTGGTGTCCGTGATGATGCCGTCCCTGGTGGATATGGAAGCTCTCTGCCGGAACGTGGAAGGGGCGGTGGATTATATCACATTGACTCATTTGGAGGAGCATGATTCCTGGACGGAGGCGGCCAAATATTTCGAAAGGCTGGCGGACATCATCTTCAACCGGAAAGAGCAGGGGAAGCAGGATCAGCAGCATGAAGTGATTGCCAAAGTTCAGCGGTATATCGAGGATCACTTAAGCGGCGACCTGTCCTTGACGCAAATCGGGGAGGCCGTGGGACACAACCCTTCGTATTTGTCCAGATTGTACAAACAAGTGACCGGTGAGGGCCTGTCCGAGTCGATTAATGCGGCACGGCTGGCCAAAGCGAAGCAGCTGCTGAAGGAGACGACGGACAAAATCCATGTCATCGCCGCTGCGGTGGGTTTCAGTTCTCCGCCGTATTTTTACCGCTTTTTCAAAAAAACGACCCATTTGACGCCGCAGGAATACAGAGAACTTCACAACATGTAA
- a CDS encoding extracellular solute-binding protein: MKRNKILSVLWISMLAFVFILSACSKGEGGGGSAAGSSADSEASAMEPGDPFGKYDPPIQLDAVRFVGEEVKFPSGQDIKNNVWTDLYKEMGINLNYKWVVTGQEQYESKMNIAIASNDLPDIMQVTPEQLRQLADAGQLADLTPAFENYASDDLKKVMEIEKNALPSATFDGKLLAIPSTQPVIGGSAPLLWVREDWMEKLNLPEPNTMDDLVAIAEAFAQQDPDGNGKADTYGLALTKDIGLNSSSVGFFNGFGGFPQIWIEDAEGQLQFGSIQPEMKEALAKLQDMFKNKLIDPEFGVKDTVKVFESVTTHKIGMLIGPSWYPAWPFWDMVKEDESVNWKSYPIPSLEGGPATVQMPFAVSQYYVVKKGYEHPEVIVKLANQYYEKLYSDNAEFDKYGQIIEDGVSIGVNKYSLVEVVNPNKDLIRQEELAKALESESDADITSAETKIMFKEFQEYLAGNNPMGWSGYAANGPEGSMKQLRDLNDAGKVISNGYVGAPTETMADKKATLDRLEQETFIKIILGEASIDAFDEFVANWKKLGGDKITEEVNAWKADR, encoded by the coding sequence ATGAAGAGAAATAAGATCTTGTCCGTATTGTGGATCAGTATGCTGGCTTTCGTGTTTATTTTAAGCGCTTGCAGCAAAGGGGAAGGAGGCGGAGGCAGCGCTGCTGGTTCATCCGCCGATAGCGAAGCCTCGGCCATGGAGCCGGGCGACCCGTTCGGCAAGTATGATCCTCCCATTCAGCTGGATGCCGTCCGGTTTGTGGGAGAAGAAGTGAAGTTCCCGTCCGGACAGGATATTAAAAACAACGTGTGGACCGACCTATATAAGGAAATGGGCATCAACCTCAACTATAAATGGGTGGTAACGGGCCAGGAGCAATATGAATCCAAAATGAATATCGCGATTGCTTCGAATGACCTCCCGGATATCATGCAGGTGACGCCGGAGCAGCTGCGCCAGCTTGCGGACGCCGGGCAATTGGCGGACTTGACGCCCGCTTTCGAGAATTACGCCAGCGATGACCTGAAGAAGGTCATGGAGATCGAGAAAAACGCGCTCCCTTCCGCGACGTTTGACGGCAAGCTGTTGGCGATCCCGTCCACCCAGCCGGTAATCGGCGGCTCGGCTCCCCTGCTGTGGGTCAGGGAGGATTGGATGGAGAAGCTGAATCTGCCTGAACCGAACACGATGGATGACCTTGTGGCCATTGCGGAGGCGTTTGCCCAGCAGGATCCGGACGGTAACGGCAAGGCGGATACCTACGGACTTGCGCTGACCAAGGATATCGGATTAAACAGCTCTTCGGTAGGTTTCTTTAACGGCTTCGGCGGTTTCCCGCAAATTTGGATCGAAGACGCGGAGGGGCAACTGCAGTTCGGCAGCATTCAGCCGGAGATGAAGGAAGCGCTGGCCAAGCTGCAGGACATGTTCAAGAACAAGCTGATCGACCCCGAGTTCGGCGTAAAGGATACCGTCAAGGTCTTTGAATCCGTGACCACCCACAAAATCGGCATGCTGATCGGACCAAGCTGGTATCCGGCATGGCCTTTCTGGGACATGGTGAAAGAAGATGAATCGGTGAATTGGAAGTCCTACCCTATCCCGTCTTTGGAGGGCGGTCCGGCGACGGTGCAGATGCCTTTTGCCGTATCCCAATATTACGTGGTCAAAAAGGGGTACGAGCATCCCGAGGTCATCGTCAAGCTGGCTAACCAGTACTACGAGAAGCTGTACAGCGACAATGCGGAATTTGACAAGTACGGCCAAATCATCGAAGACGGCGTATCCATCGGAGTCAACAAATATTCGCTGGTCGAGGTCGTCAATCCGAACAAAGACCTGATCCGGCAGGAGGAGCTGGCCAAAGCGCTGGAATCCGAAAGCGACGCGGACATCACCAGCGCCGAAACGAAGATCATGTTCAAGGAATTTCAGGAATATCTCGCAGGCAACAACCCGATGGGCTGGTCCGGCTATGCCGCCAACGGGCCGGAAGGCTCCATGAAGCAGCTTCGCGATTTGAACGATGCGGGCAAAGTCATCTCGAACGGTTATGTCGGCGCTCCGACCGAGACCATGGCCGACAAAAAAGCGACGCTCGACCGGCTGGAACAGGAAACGTTCATCAAAATCATTTTGGGCGAGGCGAGCATCGACGCCTTTGATGAGTTCGTAGCCAATTGGAAGAAGCTCGGCGGCGACAAGATTACGGAAGAAGTTAATGCATGGAAGGCCGACAGATAA
- a CDS encoding ABC transporter permease has protein sequence MLSKKFRRQWPLHLMILPGIVIVLIYSYWPMIGIAMAFQKFVPFKGLFGSDWIGLDNFRYVFDLPETGQIIWNTVFIAFMKIIGGLVVPILVSLLLNELRNELIKRGVQTLVYLPHFLSWVILGGIFIDILSPTNGIANQILGWFGIEPIFFLGSNQWFPYTLVITDIWKEFGFSTIVYLAALTSINPSLYEAATVDGANRWKQTWHITLPGMMPIIILLATLSLGNVLNAGFDQVFNLYSPQVYESGDILDTFIYRIGMQGAQYGVATAIGLFKSLISFVFIVTSYALASKFANYRIF, from the coding sequence ATGTTAAGCAAAAAATTTCGGCGGCAGTGGCCGCTTCATTTGATGATCTTGCCCGGCATCGTCATCGTACTGATCTACAGCTATTGGCCGATGATCGGCATCGCCATGGCCTTTCAGAAATTCGTTCCGTTCAAAGGCCTATTCGGCTCGGACTGGATCGGGCTGGACAATTTCCGCTATGTGTTCGATCTGCCGGAAACCGGCCAAATCATTTGGAATACGGTGTTTATCGCCTTCATGAAAATCATCGGGGGATTGGTCGTGCCGATCCTGGTTTCGCTGCTGCTGAATGAGCTGAGGAACGAGCTGATCAAACGGGGCGTGCAGACGCTCGTCTATTTGCCGCATTTTTTGTCGTGGGTCATCCTCGGCGGAATCTTTATCGACATTTTGTCGCCGACGAACGGGATCGCGAACCAAATATTGGGCTGGTTCGGCATCGAGCCGATTTTTTTCCTGGGCAGCAACCAATGGTTTCCTTATACCCTTGTCATAACGGACATCTGGAAGGAATTCGGCTTTAGCACCATCGTCTATTTGGCCGCGTTAACCTCCATCAATCCTTCCCTGTATGAGGCGGCTACGGTCGATGGCGCAAACCGCTGGAAACAGACCTGGCACATCACGCTTCCCGGCATGATGCCGATCATCATTTTGCTGGCAACCCTCTCGCTCGGGAACGTGCTGAATGCCGGTTTTGACCAGGTGTTCAACTTGTACAGCCCGCAGGTGTATGAGAGCGGGGACATTCTGGATACGTTTATATACCGGATCGGCATGCAGGGTGCCCAGTATGGGGTAGCCACGGCGATCGGCCTGTTCAAATCCTTGATCTCGTTCGTCTTTATCGTGACGTCCTACGCCCTGGCATCCAAGTTCGCCAATTACAGAATATTTTAG
- a CDS encoding carbohydrate ABC transporter permease, which translates to MHKPSLSRKFFLGFNYAFLIGLGLLCFLPIVHILAVSLSSKGAATAGIVKLWPVDFTLSSYQYVLNKPQFMVAMWVTVQRVVLGTGISMLLTLLIAYPLSKEPRDFKFRTQYAWFFVFTTLFSGGLIPRYMTIRDTGLIDTIWALVIPGAVAVFNVILLLNFFRGLPKELEESCFIDGGSYITSLWKIYAPLSLPAMATVTLFTIVGQWNEWFDGLLLMNSPEKYPLSSYLQTVIVQTNLTSINADDAAALSEVSNRTFKAAQIFIGSLPILLLYPFLQRFFVKGIVLGSVKE; encoded by the coding sequence ATGCATAAACCGTCACTCAGCCGCAAATTTTTTCTTGGCTTCAACTACGCTTTTCTGATCGGTCTGGGGCTGCTCTGCTTTCTTCCCATCGTTCATATCCTGGCGGTTTCTCTCAGCTCCAAAGGCGCGGCGACGGCAGGGATCGTGAAGCTGTGGCCCGTCGATTTTACGCTCAGCTCCTATCAGTACGTATTGAACAAACCGCAATTTATGGTAGCGATGTGGGTCACCGTGCAGCGCGTCGTTCTTGGGACCGGGATCAGCATGCTGCTGACCCTGCTCATCGCTTATCCGCTGTCGAAGGAACCGCGGGATTTTAAATTCCGCACGCAATATGCCTGGTTCTTCGTGTTCACGACCCTGTTCTCCGGAGGCCTTATTCCAAGGTATATGACGATAAGGGATACCGGACTGATCGATACGATTTGGGCATTGGTCATCCCGGGTGCGGTAGCTGTGTTCAACGTGATTTTGCTGCTCAATTTTTTTCGCGGCCTGCCCAAGGAGCTGGAGGAATCCTGCTTCATTGACGGCGGGAGCTACATCACCAGCCTGTGGAAAATATACGCGCCGCTGTCGCTGCCGGCCATGGCTACCGTAACGCTGTTTACGATCGTCGGCCAATGGAACGAATGGTTTGACGGACTGTTGCTGATGAATTCTCCGGAAAAATACCCGTTGTCGAGTTATCTTCAGACCGTTATCGTGCAGACCAACCTGACGTCGATCAATGCAGACGATGCCGCGGCACTCTCCGAAGTGTCCAACCGAACGTTTAAAGCCGCGCAAATATTCATCGGCTCGCTGCCGATTCTGCTGCTGTATCCCTTCCTCCAGCGTTTTTTCGTCAAAGGCATCGTGCTTGGCAGCGTCAAAGAGTAA
- a CDS encoding DinB family protein: MNEAYLQLYDYHIWANERLLDHLQSLPEGVFHQEVNLGFTSIAEVFGHLAAAEEVWFARIKEERPPSLAARPFGDMAAARQYLSRLQTGHHEYLASVGDMGKVVTYHNTAGEAFQNSISEILQQVVNHGTYHRGNITTMLRHLGHKGIITDYIAFLRV; the protein is encoded by the coding sequence ATGAACGAAGCGTATCTTCAATTGTACGATTATCACATTTGGGCGAACGAAAGATTATTGGACCATTTGCAATCCTTGCCGGAAGGCGTGTTTCACCAGGAAGTGAACCTGGGCTTTACATCCATCGCCGAAGTCTTCGGTCACCTTGCAGCTGCGGAGGAAGTTTGGTTTGCCCGAATCAAGGAGGAAAGACCTCCGTCGCTTGCCGCGAGACCGTTCGGGGATATGGCAGCAGCTCGTCAATACCTGAGCCGGCTCCAAACCGGGCACCATGAATATTTGGCATCGGTTGGCGATATGGGGAAGGTTGTGACTTATCACAACACTGCGGGTGAGGCATTTCAGAATTCGATTTCGGAAATTCTCCAGCAGGTCGTAAATCATGGAACCTACCATAGAGGCAATATCACGACCATGCTTCGGCATTTGGGACACAAAGGAATCATAACGGATTATATTGCTTTTTTAAGAGTGTAG
- a CDS encoding DUF7638 domain-containing protein, which produces MKKIRRSKIVEGTSIPGIICNGGQYFYIGVDIYEDGMINCWELVDLKGLKNKIDSNWLTPVVPLGENLSIHGLGAFRVKETNWRFHPDSYYEHIKQTIRVMNPEFVNIYEVSEREQKQWETRRVAHSPRPTDFYVKDEMFYQTVEGDGFHIFMKYEGANYLVYLNVYQDGQVLVHDLPLDVRSHLDELIEWFQDGTLFTIFDGALPLSIAGLGEVTLSEPLYAADKEEKFKELIDIHRKLNGEKSAHEECRDAYYLYLENPTEFYREHLREKYERVPEHERMYLGDMDSKDWDYQRILYRPDEKREV; this is translated from the coding sequence ATGAAAAAGATTCGGAGATCCAAAATCGTTGAAGGTACTTCCATACCGGGAATAATCTGCAACGGAGGTCAGTACTTTTATATTGGCGTAGATATCTATGAAGACGGCATGATCAATTGCTGGGAGCTGGTTGACCTCAAAGGCCTAAAAAACAAGATCGATTCGAACTGGCTGACGCCTGTCGTTCCGCTTGGCGAAAATCTGTCGATCCATGGACTGGGTGCGTTCCGAGTCAAGGAAACGAACTGGAGATTCCATCCAGACAGCTATTATGAACATATTAAGCAGACCATTCGCGTGATGAATCCGGAATTCGTGAATATCTATGAAGTTTCAGAGCGTGAGCAGAAGCAATGGGAGACCAGAAGAGTGGCCCACTCCCCTCGTCCCACTGATTTTTATGTGAAGGATGAAATGTTCTATCAAACGGTGGAGGGCGACGGTTTCCACATTTTCATGAAATATGAGGGTGCGAATTATTTAGTTTATTTGAATGTGTACCAGGACGGTCAAGTCTTGGTACACGACCTGCCCCTTGACGTCCGCAGCCATCTCGATGAGCTAATCGAATGGTTTCAGGACGGGACGCTGTTCACGATATTCGATGGCGCGCTGCCTCTTAGCATAGCGGGACTTGGCGAGGTTACGCTGTCTGAACCGTTGTATGCGGCAGACAAGGAGGAGAAGTTCAAGGAACTTATCGACATCCACAGGAAATTGAACGGGGAGAAATCAGCGCATGAAGAATGCAGGGACGCTTATTATTTATATCTAGAAAATCCCACCGAGTTTTACAGGGAACATTTAAGAGAGAAATATGAACGGGTGCCCGAGCATGAGCGGATGTACTTGGGTGATATGGATTCTAAAGATTGGGACTACCAAAGAATCCTCTATCGGCCGGATGAGAAGCGGGAAGTGTAG